In Agrobacterium vitis, one genomic interval encodes:
- the glcF gene encoding glycolate oxidase subunit GlcF, translated as MQTNFSITQLADPKTAEAESILRRCVHCGFCTATCPTYVTLGNELDSPRGRIYLIKDMLENGRAADEEIVTHIDRCLSCLACTTTCPSGVDYMHLVDHARNHIENTYKRPLADRLLRKMLAAVLPYPGRMRVALAFARFGRPFAPLMERVAALKPMAAMLRLAPQDVPYPSPISRPGLHSARGNRKGRVALLTGCAQSVLDPGINDATVALLTRLGIEVVVPKGESCCGALVHHMGRETDALAAARRNIDAWMVEIGPGEISGLDAIVITTSGCGTTIKDYGHMLRHDPIYSTKAARVSALAKDVSEYLASLDLPQQADKGVTVAYHSACSLQHGQKITALPKLLLKTAGFTVRDPAEGHLCCGSAGTYNILQPDISQQLKARKLRNIQAVNPDVVAAGNIGCMTQIGSGTDIPVVHTVELLNWAFGGEKPQKLKDL; from the coding sequence GTGCAGACCAATTTTTCCATAACCCAACTTGCCGATCCAAAAACCGCAGAAGCCGAGAGCATTCTGCGCCGCTGCGTGCATTGCGGCTTCTGCACCGCGACCTGTCCCACCTATGTCACGCTTGGCAATGAGTTGGACAGTCCGCGCGGGCGCATCTATCTGATCAAGGATATGCTGGAAAACGGGCGGGCGGCGGATGAGGAAATCGTCACGCATATCGATCGGTGTCTGTCCTGTCTGGCCTGTACTACGACCTGTCCCTCCGGTGTCGATTACATGCATCTGGTGGATCACGCCCGCAACCATATCGAAAATACCTATAAGAGGCCGCTGGCCGACCGGTTGCTCCGCAAAATGCTGGCAGCGGTGCTGCCCTATCCGGGGCGTATGCGGGTGGCGCTGGCCTTTGCCCGGTTTGGACGCCCGTTTGCGCCACTGATGGAGCGTGTTGCCGCCTTGAAGCCGATGGCGGCGATGTTGCGACTGGCGCCTCAGGATGTGCCTTATCCATCGCCCATCTCACGCCCGGGTTTGCATTCGGCGCGGGGCAATCGCAAAGGCCGGGTGGCGCTTCTGACCGGCTGCGCTCAGTCGGTGCTTGATCCCGGTATCAATGACGCGACTGTTGCGCTGCTGACCCGGCTGGGTATCGAGGTCGTCGTGCCGAAAGGGGAAAGCTGCTGCGGGGCGCTGGTGCATCACATGGGGCGTGAGACGGATGCGCTTGCCGCGGCCCGGCGTAATATTGATGCCTGGATGGTGGAGATCGGGCCGGGTGAGATCAGTGGGTTAGATGCCATCGTTATCACCACATCCGGCTGTGGCACCACCATCAAGGATTACGGCCATATGCTGCGCCACGACCCCATCTATAGCACCAAGGCAGCACGGGTTTCGGCGCTGGCGAAGGATGTGAGCGAGTACCTGGCCAGTCTGGATCTGCCGCAGCAGGCGGATAAGGGCGTGACCGTTGCCTATCATTCCGCCTGTTCGCTACAACACGGCCAGAAGATAACGGCCCTGCCGAAATTACTGCTGAAAACGGCGGGGTTTACGGTGCGTGATCCGGCGGAAGGGCATTTATGCTGCGGCTCGGCTGGAACCTATAATATTCTCCAGCCGGACATTTCGCAGCAATTGAAAGCCCGCAAGCTGCGCAACATCCAGGCTGTCAACCCCGATGTCGTCGCTGCTGGTAATATTGGCTGTATGACTCAGATCGGTTCGGGAACCGACATCCCTGTCGTCCACACTGTCGAATTGCTCAACTGGGCATTTGGCGGAGAAAAACCCCAGAAATTAAAGGATTTATAA
- a CDS encoding FAD-binding protein, producing the protein MSAFLAPQTEDEAAAIIAESAATGRTLAIKGGGTRSGFGNPLETDAILSSTGLSGVIAYNPAEMVLTAKAGTPMAEIEAAVSEKGQSLAFEPPDHRGLMGTTGEPTVGGAFSVNASGPRRFVAGAARDHLLGVRFVNGKGEAIKAGGRVMKNVTGLDLAKLLAGSHGTLGFLTEVTFKVLPRPRVTQTVVVSGLDDAAAAHTMAVALAMPVEVTGAAHLPELVRPRLIGGNLPDGPATVLRLEGLPASVLERTEKLLAVMERLGPVTLLDEPQSLVVWREIRDVRPFAAMLDKPVWKVSVAPTAGHHLVAGLRLHAAIDAFYDWQGGLVWMQMEADPEGELIRKGIMALGGGHASLLRADEATRRASSSFDPSQAAVAALMQQVRRSLDPKMVFNHNGIF; encoded by the coding sequence GTGAGCGCGTTTCTGGCACCGCAAACGGAAGATGAGGCCGCAGCGATCATTGCCGAGAGCGCCGCGACGGGCCGGACGCTGGCCATCAAGGGTGGCGGTACGCGCTCAGGCTTCGGCAACCCTCTCGAGACGGATGCGATACTGTCATCCACCGGGCTTTCCGGGGTAATTGCCTATAATCCGGCAGAAATGGTGCTGACGGCGAAAGCCGGGACACCTATGGCCGAGATCGAGGCGGCGGTATCCGAGAAAGGCCAGTCGCTGGCCTTTGAGCCGCCGGATCATCGCGGTTTGATGGGGACGACAGGGGAGCCGACGGTTGGCGGCGCCTTCAGCGTCAATGCTTCAGGACCTCGGCGCTTTGTGGCAGGGGCGGCGCGCGATCACCTGCTGGGTGTCCGTTTCGTCAATGGCAAGGGTGAGGCGATCAAAGCAGGTGGGCGGGTGATGAAGAATGTCACCGGGCTTGATCTGGCGAAACTTCTGGCCGGTTCGCATGGTACGCTTGGGTTTTTGACGGAAGTCACCTTCAAGGTTCTGCCGCGTCCACGCGTGACGCAAACCGTCGTGGTGTCAGGTCTTGACGATGCCGCCGCCGCCCATACCATGGCCGTCGCGCTTGCAATGCCGGTCGAGGTGACAGGCGCTGCCCATCTCCCGGAACTGGTTCGGCCCCGCCTGATCGGCGGAAATCTACCGGATGGACCAGCCACGGTATTGCGGCTGGAAGGCCTGCCTGCCTCGGTGCTCGAGCGGACGGAAAAGCTTTTAGCGGTGATGGAACGGCTTGGACCCGTCACGCTGCTGGATGAGCCGCAAAGTCTTGTTGTTTGGCGGGAAATCCGCGATGTACGCCCCTTCGCGGCCATGCTGGACAAGCCGGTCTGGAAAGTATCCGTCGCACCGACAGCAGGCCATCACCTGGTCGCAGGCCTACGCCTGCATGCGGCTATCGATGCCTTTTACGACTGGCAGGGCGGTCTGGTCTGGATGCAGATGGAAGCGGACCCGGAGGGTGAACTCATCCGGAAGGGGATAATGGCACTTGGTGGGGGACATGCCTCTCTTCTGCGAGCCGATGAGGCAACCAGACGTGCCTCATCCTCATTCGATCCATCACAAGCTGCTGTGGCTGCCTTGATGCAACAGGTTCGACGTTCTCTCGATCCAAAAATGGTATTCAATCATAACGGGATTTTCTGA
- a CDS encoding ATP phosphoribosyltransferase regulatory subunit has protein sequence MPLINMPDFAGALLDDFAARGAARVDTPVIQPAEPFLDMAGEDLRRRIFLTESETGESLCLRPEFTIPVCLSHIENATGTPKRYAYLGEVFRQRREGGNEFYQAGIEDLGEPATARADARAINDAIGILHKLLPGRPLTIMLGDQAVFEAVVKTLGLPSGWQRRLIQAFGDSTHLDQLLKTLASPQTAHGLDPAVEALLSSGDEAGLIAHLDRTMEDTGYSTNASRSPREIAARLKEKLALAETRLDGAALLLLREFLSLELPLSEAASALAGFADAAGLSLGAALAGFEARIAALTDLGVDLSRITYRAAFGRPLDYYTGLVFEVALSGEAAVLAGGGRFDRLLTLLGAKHTIPAVGFSLWLDRIELARAR, from the coding sequence ATGCCTCTGATCAATATGCCGGATTTCGCCGGTGCTCTTCTTGACGACTTTGCCGCGCGTGGCGCAGCAAGGGTCGATACCCCGGTTATCCAGCCCGCCGAGCCGTTTCTGGATATGGCGGGCGAGGATCTGCGCCGCCGAATTTTCCTTACCGAAAGCGAGACCGGCGAAAGCCTGTGCCTGCGGCCGGAATTTACCATTCCCGTCTGTCTCAGCCATATCGAAAACGCCACCGGCACGCCGAAACGCTACGCCTATCTGGGTGAAGTGTTTCGCCAGCGTCGCGAAGGCGGCAATGAATTCTATCAGGCTGGCATTGAAGATCTTGGCGAGCCCGCCACCGCCCGCGCCGATGCCCGCGCCATTAATGATGCCATCGGCATTCTGCACAAGCTGCTGCCCGGACGTCCGCTGACCATCATGCTCGGCGATCAGGCGGTGTTTGAGGCCGTGGTCAAGACGCTGGGTCTACCCTCCGGCTGGCAAAGACGGCTGATCCAGGCGTTTGGCGACAGCACCCATCTCGATCAATTGTTGAAAACCCTCGCCAGCCCACAAACGGCGCATGGTCTCGATCCGGCTGTGGAAGCGCTGCTATCGTCCGGCGACGAAGCCGGGCTGATCGCCCATCTCGACCGGACCATGGAAGACACCGGCTATTCCACCAATGCCAGCCGCAGCCCCCGCGAAATTGCCGCGAGGCTGAAGGAAAAGCTGGCGCTGGCCGAAACCCGGCTGGATGGCGCCGCCCTTTTGCTGCTGCGCGAGTTTCTATCGCTGGAATTACCACTGAGCGAAGCCGCCTCAGCCTTGGCGGGCTTTGCTGATGCGGCGGGTCTGTCGCTGGGTGCGGCTCTTGCAGGGTTTGAGGCACGGATCGCCGCACTGACCGACCTTGGCGTCGATCTCTCCCGGATCACCTATCGCGCCGCCTTTGGTCGACCACTGGATTATTATACCGGGCTGGTGTTTGAAGTGGCGCTTTCCGGCGAAGCCGCCGTTTTGGCCGGTGGCGGACGGTTCGACCGGCTGCTGACCCTGCTCGGTGCAAAACACACCATTCCCGCCGTCGGCTTCTCCCTCTGGCTGGACCGCATTGAACTGGCGAGGGCACGCTGA
- the hisG gene encoding ATP phosphoribosyltransferase, with amino-acid sequence MTITIGLPSKGRMKEDASAIFARAGLTITAVGNDRSYRGRVEGEDIEIAYLSASEISREIGNGTVDFGVTGEDLIREELADADKRVEIAARLGFGHADVVVAVPDIWLDVDSMADLGDVAQEFRARHGRRLAIATKYWRLTQQFFSRQHGIQLYRIVESLGATEGAPAAGQADIIVDITSTGSTLRANHLKVLSDGIILRSQACLVRARKPEHEGNAQIGKIIDAVRSAL; translated from the coding sequence ATGACCATTACCATCGGATTGCCCTCCAAGGGCCGGATGAAGGAAGACGCCTCGGCGATTTTTGCCCGTGCAGGGCTGACCATTACCGCTGTCGGCAATGACCGCTCCTATCGCGGCCGGGTCGAAGGCGAGGATATCGAGATTGCCTATCTTTCCGCCTCGGAAATTTCCCGCGAAATCGGCAATGGAACCGTCGATTTCGGCGTCACCGGTGAAGATTTGATCCGCGAAGAGCTGGCGGATGCCGATAAGCGGGTGGAAATCGCCGCACGGCTTGGTTTTGGCCATGCCGATGTGGTGGTGGCCGTACCTGACATCTGGCTGGACGTGGACAGCATGGCTGATCTGGGGGATGTGGCGCAGGAATTTCGCGCCCGCCACGGCCGAAGGCTGGCGATAGCCACCAAATACTGGCGCCTGACCCAGCAGTTCTTCTCCCGCCAGCATGGTATCCAGCTTTACCGGATCGTCGAAAGCCTCGGCGCCACCGAAGGCGCACCCGCCGCTGGCCAGGCCGACATAATCGTTGATATCACCTCCACCGGCTCAACCCTGCGGGCAAACCACCTGAAAGTGTTGAGTGATGGCATCATCCTGCGCTCACAAGCGTGCCTGGTTCGCGCCCGCAAGCCAGAGCATGAAGGCAATGCTCAGATTGGCAAAATCATCGACGCTGTCAGAAGCGCACTCTGA
- a CDS encoding DoxX family protein produces MSNTNNAILLLARILLSFIFILSGFGKLTDPASTAGMITGAGLPAATALAYLAGAFELITGLSVLVGFQTKIVGWALALFCIFTGAVFHSGTVAVPGWPDAALGWINTLNGIMMMKNFTLAGAYILLATVGAGAYSLDARRGGKLALA; encoded by the coding sequence ATGTCAAATACCAATAACGCGATCCTTCTGCTCGCCAGAATTCTTCTCTCCTTCATTTTCATTCTGTCTGGCTTTGGCAAACTGACCGATCCGGCTTCCACGGCCGGCATGATCACTGGCGCTGGACTGCCTGCTGCGACGGCTCTGGCTTATCTGGCCGGTGCGTTTGAGTTGATCACGGGTCTTTCCGTCCTCGTCGGCTTTCAGACGAAGATCGTTGGCTGGGCCTTGGCGCTGTTTTGCATCTTCACCGGCGCTGTCTTCCATAGCGGCACGGTTGCTGTTCCCGGCTGGCCGGATGCAGCACTCGGCTGGATCAACACACTGAACGGCATCATGATGATGAAGAACTTCACCCTTGCTGGCGCTTATATCCTGCTGGCAACGGTCGGAGCTGGCGCCTACTCGCTGGACGCCCGTCGCGGTGGTAAGCTGGCGCTTGCCTGA
- a CDS encoding protein kinase, with protein sequence MADYNLWADLFDTWQSSSDWIKALVIVTPPVFAISVLALLLRHRRERPGTPPEVAIYQPPQRPEDSAEIVDVTILDAATNLQTRIEEARNALLPQNRTLPDSEELGRRTIRQQIEQIILEEYHRQSDPADALERVRQFLRQHQTLG encoded by the coding sequence ATGGCCGATTACAACCTCTGGGCCGATCTTTTCGATACGTGGCAATCCTCATCCGACTGGATCAAGGCGCTGGTCATCGTGACACCGCCGGTTTTTGCGATCAGCGTGTTGGCCCTGCTGCTGCGCCACAGGCGGGAGAGACCGGGAACACCACCCGAAGTGGCAATTTACCAACCGCCCCAGCGCCCGGAAGACTCGGCGGAGATTGTCGACGTCACCATTCTCGACGCGGCAACAAACCTTCAAACCCGGATCGAGGAAGCCCGCAACGCCCTGCTGCCACAGAACCGCACCCTGCCCGACAGCGAAGAATTGGGGCGCCGGACCATCCGTCAGCAGATCGAACAGATCATTCTCGAAGAATACCACCGCCAGTCCGATCCGGCTGACGCCCTTGAGCGCGTGCGGCAATTCTTGAGACAACACCAGACCCTCGGATAG
- a CDS encoding FAD-linked oxidase C-terminal domain-containing protein has product MADTIEFLKPDAGILDRRDRIVAELSAILPKERLIHKPRELVPFETDGLLAYRRQPLCVALPETTTQVAAVMQYCHRHKLPVVPRGAGTSLSGGAIPQEDAVVIGLSAMTRILDIDFMNRTATVQAGVTNLAISEAVGPQGFFYAPDPSSQLACTIGGNIGMNSGGAHCLKYGVTTNNLLGVKMVLVDGTVIELGGKALDSSGYDLLGLICGSEGQLGIVTEATVRLLAKPEGARPVLFGFDSAEAAGTCVADIIGAGIVPVAMEFMDKPAIEICEAFAHAGYPMDVEALLIIEVEGSDAEMEAMLADICEIARRHGVKTIRESQSATEAALIWKGRKSAFGATGRIADYICMDGTVPLSQLAYVLKKTSEIIDRYGLRVANVFHAGDGNMHPLILYNINDPEDAAKAEAAGNEILKLCVDAGGCLTGEHGVGIEKRDLMRHQFSKADLAQQMAVRAAFDPDWLLNPSKVFPLEGRA; this is encoded by the coding sequence ATGGCCGATACCATTGAATTTCTAAAGCCCGATGCTGGCATTCTTGATCGACGTGACCGGATCGTCGCCGAACTGTCGGCAATCCTGCCCAAGGAGCGGCTGATCCATAAGCCAAGAGAGCTGGTGCCCTTCGAGACCGATGGGTTGCTGGCCTATCGCCGCCAGCCGCTCTGTGTCGCTCTGCCTGAAACGACGACGCAGGTGGCGGCCGTGATGCAATATTGCCATCGCCATAAGCTGCCAGTCGTGCCGCGCGGCGCGGGTACCTCGCTTTCCGGCGGCGCGATCCCCCAGGAGGATGCGGTGGTGATCGGCCTGTCGGCCATGACCCGAATTCTCGACATCGATTTTATGAACCGCACCGCCACTGTGCAGGCTGGCGTGACCAATCTGGCAATTTCGGAAGCAGTTGGGCCGCAGGGGTTTTTCTACGCGCCCGATCCTAGTTCGCAGCTGGCCTGTACGATTGGCGGCAATATCGGCATGAATTCCGGTGGTGCGCACTGTCTGAAATATGGCGTGACCACCAACAATCTTCTCGGCGTGAAGATGGTGCTGGTCGATGGCACGGTGATTGAACTGGGCGGCAAGGCACTCGATAGCAGCGGTTACGATCTGCTTGGCCTGATCTGTGGTTCGGAGGGGCAGTTGGGCATCGTCACCGAGGCGACCGTGCGGCTGCTGGCCAAGCCGGAAGGCGCGCGTCCGGTCCTGTTCGGCTTCGATAGCGCCGAGGCTGCTGGTACCTGCGTTGCCGATATCATTGGGGCTGGCATCGTGCCGGTGGCGATGGAATTCATGGACAAGCCCGCCATCGAAATTTGCGAGGCCTTCGCCCATGCCGGTTATCCCATGGATGTCGAGGCGCTGCTGATCATCGAGGTCGAGGGATCGGACGCCGAGATGGAGGCGATGCTGGCCGATATCTGCGAAATCGCCCGCCGCCATGGGGTGAAAACCATCCGCGAAAGCCAATCGGCGACGGAAGCAGCTCTGATCTGGAAAGGCCGCAAATCCGCCTTCGGGGCGACGGGCCGGATTGCCGATTATATCTGTATGGATGGCACGGTGCCGCTCAGTCAATTGGCCTATGTTTTGAAAAAGACCTCGGAGATCATTGACCGTTACGGCCTGCGGGTTGCCAATGTCTTTCATGCTGGTGACGGCAATATGCATCCTCTGATCCTCTACAATATCAACGATCCCGAAGATGCCGCCAAGGCGGAGGCGGCGGGCAATGAAATTCTCAAGCTCTGCGTCGATGCCGGTGGCTGCCTGACCGGCGAGCATGGTGTCGGCATCGAAAAGCGCGACCTGATGCGCCATCAGTTTTCCAAGGCGGATCTTGCCCAGCAAATGGCGGTCCGAGCCGCTTTCGATCCCGATTGGCTGCTCAACCCCAGCAAGGTCTTTCCGCTGGAGGGCCGGGCGTGA
- the hisS gene encoding histidine--tRNA ligase — protein MSEKTKKPQKLRARLPRGFVDRQAHDIRAVNEMTAKIREVYERYGFDPIETPLFEYTDALGKFLPDSDRPNEGVFSLQDDDEQWMSLRYDLTAPLARHVAENFNEIQLPYRTYRAGYVFRNEKPGPGRFRQFMQFDADSVGAPGVQADAEMCMMMADTLEALGIKRGDYVIRVNNRKVLDGVLETIGLGGNDKATQRLNALRAIDKLDKFGPEGVKLLLGQGRKDESGDFTKGVGLSEPQVTKLLEFIAILQTAEAMLGSHPLMQNPVPGIVLDGPKAVRGAIFDTLHNNFKDSPIGVEGIFELKQIWQLVESAGYGPDRIKIDPSVVRGLEYYTGPVYEAELTFDVTNEKGEKVVFGSVGGGGRYDGLVSRFMGQPVPATGFSIGVSRLMTALKNLGKLGADEVIAPVLITVMDGDVESMGRYQRFTQALRNEGIRAEMYQGNWKKFGNQLKYADRRGSPIAIIQGGDEREQGVVQIKDLIEGKRLSGEITDNTEWREARVAQIVVPEAELVAKVKEILAAQAEDRARAK, from the coding sequence ATGAGCGAAAAGACCAAAAAGCCCCAGAAACTGAGAGCCCGCCTGCCGCGTGGTTTCGTGGATCGGCAAGCCCATGATATCCGCGCTGTCAACGAGATGACCGCGAAAATCCGCGAAGTCTATGAGCGCTACGGCTTCGATCCCATTGAGACGCCGCTGTTTGAATATACCGATGCGCTTGGCAAGTTCCTGCCCGACAGCGACCGCCCCAACGAAGGCGTGTTCTCGCTTCAGGACGATGACGAGCAATGGATGAGCCTGCGCTACGACCTGACCGCACCGCTCGCCCGCCATGTCGCGGAAAATTTCAACGAGATCCAGCTGCCCTACCGCACCTACCGCGCCGGCTATGTGTTCCGCAACGAAAAGCCGGGTCCGGGCCGCTTCCGCCAGTTCATGCAGTTCGATGCCGACAGCGTTGGCGCGCCGGGCGTGCAGGCTGATGCCGAAATGTGCATGATGATGGCCGATACTCTGGAAGCACTGGGCATCAAGCGTGGTGATTACGTGATCCGGGTGAACAACCGCAAGGTGTTGGATGGGGTGCTTGAAACAATTGGTCTTGGGGGTAACGATAAAGCCACTCAACGTTTGAACGCACTACGCGCCATCGACAAATTAGATAAATTCGGTCCGGAGGGCGTGAAGCTTTTGCTCGGCCAAGGGCGCAAGGACGAATCTGGCGACTTCACAAAAGGCGTAGGGCTTAGCGAGCCTCAAGTAACCAAATTGCTCGAGTTTATCGCTATCTTGCAGACCGCTGAAGCTATGCTTGGGTCTCATCCTCTAATGCAGAATCCGGTTCCCGGCATTGTGCTGGACGGACCTAAAGCAGTGCGCGGCGCGATATTTGACACTCTTCACAATAACTTCAAGGACTCCCCCATTGGAGTTGAAGGTATCTTTGAACTTAAGCAAATTTGGCAATTAGTTGAGTCAGCAGGCTACGGCCCTGACCGCATCAAAATAGACCCCTCCGTCGTCCGCGGCCTAGAATACTACACCGGCCCCGTCTATGAAGCCGAACTGACCTTCGACGTCACCAACGAAAAAGGCGAAAAGGTCGTGTTTGGCTCGGTCGGCGGCGGTGGGCGGTATGATGGCCTCGTATCGCGCTTCATGGGCCAGCCCGTTCCGGCCACCGGCTTTTCCATTGGCGTCTCCCGCCTGATGACGGCCTTGAAGAACCTGGGCAAGCTGGGTGCTGACGAAGTAATCGCGCCGGTTCTGATCACGGTCATGGATGGCGATGTCGAGAGCATGGGGCGCTATCAGCGCTTTACCCAGGCGCTTCGCAATGAAGGCATTCGCGCTGAAATGTATCAGGGCAACTGGAAGAAATTCGGCAATCAGCTGAAATATGCCGATCGTCGCGGCTCCCCCATCGCCATCATCCAGGGCGGCGATGAGCGCGAACAGGGCGTGGTGCAGATCAAAGACCTGATCGAAGGCAAGCGTCTGTCGGGCGAGATCACCGACAACACCGAATGGCGCGAAGCCCGCGTGGCGCAAATTGTCGTGCCGGAAGCAGAGCTTGTTGCCAAGGTGAAAGAAATTCTGGCCGCCCAGGCGGAAGATCGGGCGCGGGCGAAGTAG
- a CDS encoding glutathione binding-like protein, with translation MTDLSSFPITQRWPAQNPEIIQLYSLPTPNGVKVSIALEELELPYEAHLVTFSDNAQKSPEFVSLNPNGRIPAILDPHGLDGKPIGVFESGAILVYLAEKTGRLLPKDGPGRYSVLQWLFFQMGGVGPMFGQFGHFHKYAADKVANNSYPMERYRDETRRLLAVLEAELAHRPWLAGDEYSIADIATWPWVRCITAGYEAAEVIGLSNYPAVMDWAARGEARPASQKGLNIPPRPV, from the coding sequence ATGACTGACCTTTCTTCCTTCCCGATCACCCAGCGCTGGCCTGCCCAAAATCCAGAGATCATTCAGCTCTATTCGCTGCCGACACCAAATGGCGTCAAGGTATCGATTGCGCTGGAAGAGCTGGAATTGCCCTATGAGGCGCATCTGGTGACTTTCTCCGACAATGCGCAGAAATCCCCCGAATTCGTCTCGCTCAATCCGAATGGCCGCATCCCGGCTATCCTCGACCCGCACGGGCTGGACGGAAAACCGATCGGCGTGTTTGAATCGGGTGCGATTCTGGTCTATCTGGCCGAAAAGACCGGACGGCTTTTGCCAAAGGACGGTCCGGGCCGCTACAGCGTCCTGCAATGGCTGTTCTTCCAGATGGGCGGTGTCGGGCCGATGTTTGGCCAGTTCGGCCATTTCCACAAATATGCCGCCGATAAGGTCGCCAACAATTCCTACCCGATGGAGCGTTATCGCGACGAAACCCGTCGCTTGTTGGCCGTGCTCGAGGCAGAACTTGCTCACCGTCCCTGGCTTGCCGGTGACGAGTACAGCATTGCCGATATTGCCACCTGGCCGTGGGTACGCTGCATTACCGCTGGTTATGAAGCCGCCGAGGTCATTGGTCTTTCCAATTATCCCGCCGTCATGGATTGGGCCGCTCGCGGCGAAGCCCGTCCCGCCAGCCAAAAGGGCCTGAATATTCCTCCGCGCCCAGTGTGA